A stretch of the Theileria equi strain WA chromosome 1, complete sequence genome encodes the following:
- a CDS encoding hypothetical protein (encoded by transcript BEWA_021570A): protein MRAPPTSHGHFDSSQSNYESESFDHVTGQPSANYGVDEVDRESVLFPNYRNTSKFNFYDSKDDNAPSEDIMVSDSNDHIESLKKNTDGLESSTLLDQLLNDDVFCGSSFTGFHISKRDTSSKSSCDRYDPSTLALSLREIAKHIEENAYQSSSRLKKYDECCSFLKSRIENLNMELDNCYKELEVATKQLELTKSTFENRVKELEAHVHQLTSINRDSINDSTVEDDDKGITPSIKHVDIVSENLTASTTMPSINIGYVDLDEKSKVFAKRLIRYLYADVNDSDGSSFLPNLYQNIREMPGVIDCKEVIKFIEDSIRRDSYIIHARLTHDSIMSYQAPDHFMDDSHYVYGIVPQSNNERQVISELESTIQFVSNSNDTSRMLKVNASSTDIPTHSSKSHVLMNKRVLLAIFKGTNLNNLYNYLFVSLGCDNFRVVEVINAAICAKFMDFQLAPKFSSCVKHPLLWAFGDNYNCPQASRYLKMLNYNFSSFPLDPTNGDNLWHYISKGNGVILAQKLKTYSSYSKNINVCNNIGETPLSLSHDQLRRELITSSIIELAAKGSDYYKKGEYDRALEYYSKAINKQLELGKIDENCNMKSGDNNMGKLYYNKARSLVHLHRWVEAIEYCELCLKHIPKYQNAYETCIQAYEYLLDWENAAKTCISMKENCGFCDDSRFAFIKAQRDATLFQLLGLEKSANANDIKRAFNTLCKIWHPDKIAVQAENDIKKRCVNHFNRLFDAREKLMDSGIRTSEQLKEETNYRSPTPFIDVNAKTVDERETKVEFTKDKSRWIDFHESGNFEDSFQIHQGQNADTADVFLNKVNRKGVKQTFKNPEFSDNVNYKSRENLDQLTMERLKFIDSMKVLKGQAIFDYETLTWGQL from the coding sequence ATGAGGGCACCGCCTACTTCCCACGGCCATTTTGATTCCAGCCAATCGAACTACGAGTCAGAATCGTTCGATCATGTCACCGGTCAACCTAGTGCCAATTATGGTGTAGATGAAGTCGACAGGGAAAGTGttttatttccaaattatcGCAATACATCAAAATTCAATTTTTACGACtcaaaggatgataatgCTCCGTCTGAAGATATAATGGTCTCAGATTCAAATGATCATATAGAATCCCTGAAAAAGAATACTGATGGTCTTGAGAGTTCAACATTACTTGATCAGCTCTTAAACGACGATGTTTTTTGTGGTTCATCGTTTACTGGTTTTCACATATCAAAAAGGGATACCAGTTCTAAATCGTCATGTGATAGATATGACCCAAGTACCTTGGCTTTATCACTTAGAGAAATTGCGAAACATATTGAGGAGAATGCATATCAATCTTCTTCGAGACTTAAGAAATATGATGAATGTTGTTCTTTCTTGAAAAGTAGAATTGAAAATCTCAATATGGAACTTGACAATTGCTACAAAGAACTTGAGGTTGCGACAAAACAATTGGAACTCACGAAAAGTACATTTGAAAATCGTGTAAAAGAATTGGAAGCTCATGTACATCAGTTGACGTCTATTAACAGAGACTCCATAAACGACTCTACTGTGGAGGATGACGATAAAGGCATCACTCCTTCCATTAAACACGTTGATATCGTTAGCGAGAATCTCACAGCAAGTACCACAATGCCATCTATAAACATAGGTTATGTAGACCTTGATGAAAAAAGTAAGGTATTTGCAAAACGATTGATAAGGTACTTATATGCGGACGTTAATGATTCAGATGGTTCATCTTTTTTACCAAATTTGTATCAGAATATCAGAGAAATGCCTGGAGTTATAGATTGTAAGGAGGTTATAAAATTCATTGAAGATTCCATCAGACGTGATTCTTATATAATACATGCGCGACTTACACATGATTCCATAATGTCATACCAGGCTCCTGATCACTTCATGGACGACTCACATTACGTTTATGGGATTGTTCCCCAATCTAACAATGAAAGACAAGTCATTTCTGAGCTGGAATCTACTATACAATTTGTATCCAACTCAAATGATACATCAAGGATGTTAAAAGTCAACGCCTCTTCAACTGATATACCAACACATTCCAGCAAATCACATGTATTGATGAATAAGCGCGTATTGCTAGCAATATTCAAAGGTACAAATCTAAACAATCTTTACAATTATCTGTTTGTGTCTCTGGGCTGTGATAATTTTAGAGTAGTGGAAGTGATAAATGCTGCAATTTGTGCGAAGTTTATGGATTTCCAACTGGCCCCTAAATTTTCTTCGTGTGTAAAACATCCACTATTATGGGCATTTGGAGATAACTACAATTGTCCGCAAGCTTCCAGATATTTGAAAATGCTAAATTAtaatttttcatctttCCCTCTTGATCCGACGAATGGTGATAACTTGTGGCATTATATTTCGAAAGGTAATGGTGTTATCCTTGCACAAAAGTTGAAAACATACTCCTCTTACAgtaaaaatataaatgtttGCAATAACATCGGTGAGACACCTTTATCTCTATCACATGATCAACTGAGACGAGAGCTTATAACCAGTTCTATTATTGAGCTTGCGGCTAAAGGTTCAGATTACTATAAAAAGGGTGAATATGATAGGGCTTTGGAATACTACTCTAAGGCCATAAACAAACAACTTGAACTTGGAAAGATTGATGAAAACTGTAATATGAAATCTGGTGATAACAATATGGGAAAATTATATTATAATAAGGCTAGAAGTCTTgttcatctccatagatGGGTCGAAGCCATTGAATACTGTGAATTATGTTTGAAGCATATCCCCAAATATCAAAACGCATATGAAACATGTATACAAGCTTACGAATATCTATTGGATTGGGAAAATGCGGCTAAAACATGTATTTCTATGAAGGAGAATTGTGGGTTCTGTGACGATTCTAGATTTGCATTTATAAAGGCACAGAGAGATGCCACATTATTCCAACTGCTAGGCCTAGAAAAATCTGCAAATGCCAACGATATAAAACGTGCCTTTAACACACTATGTAAAATATGGCATCCAGATAAGATAGCAGTACAGGCAGAAAATGATATTAAAAAGAGGTGCGTAAATCACTTCAACAGGTTGTTTGACGCACGAGAAAAGTTAATGGATTCTGGTATAAGAACTTCGGAACAGCTGAAGGAAGAGACAAATTACAGGAGTCCAACGCCGTTCATAGATGTAAACGCAAAGACAGTAGACGAGAGGGAGACTAAGGTTGAGTTCACAAAGGATAAATCTAGATGGATAGATTTTCATGAAAGCGGAAATTTTGAAGATTCATTCCAAATTCATCAGGGACAAAATGCGGATACCGCGGATGTTTTTCTGAACAAAGTGAACAGGAAGGGTGTAAAACAAACTTTCAAGAATCCGGAATTTTCAGACAATGTTAACTACAAATCAAGAGAGAATCTTGACCAACTTACCATGGAAAGATTAAAATTCATAGATTCTATGAAGGTTTTGAAGGGGCAAGCCATTTTTGACTATGAGACCCTAACATGGGGACAGCTTTAG
- a CDS encoding hypothetical protein (encoded by transcript BEWA_021560A) — MDKSVEEKDVISSENLKKYVNQLEKRIYKNQQDRITHPNDPERWVKSEVDLEEHISLFRDLSTMPELYDEFLNLGGLKFLSELLSHPNIDIFISSINVLAELLDPEIIYTLKNHEAIIAEIEALKIQNLCINSLFKIDEDHDEIDYQGVKSSFELLENLIELTPNILEEMSINSEFLLFLVKRMNNRKTMEYDANRIHASEILSILLHGSEDSLEIFGKKDVIDGIDKLLRIIAIYRKRDPDSIEEEELVENAFQCLCRLMLISSNQIRFGKIQGVELAIRLVRQRRQTYRLALKLLDYSLLDSPENCTTFVQLTGLKCIFSVLMRKGVTTKIGSDQEREDDEHVISVIQSLCSNCTGIELARVMNKFVEHKHEKLERLIEMHEKYVDISKTMLKSVGNSKDHAGSLYNALNMNEGEQNYLNKYEAGLSTCQLIDCVLIRIYNMGNKNLSLCLLLLLHNKGVKIQDIYNNVSGLSYALVSKYSDYLDHLSEEAKDTKDHVEGLLKNFLVGASDTGMFS, encoded by the exons ATGGACAAATCTGTTGAGGAG AAGGATGTAATATCATCAGAAAACCTCAAAAAATATGTAAATCAACTAGAGAAGCGTATCTATAAGAACCAGCAAGATCGAATTACCCACCCAAACGATCCAGAAAG ATGGGTAAAATCTGAAGTGGATCTAGAAGAACATATTTCTCTATTTAGAGACCTATCCACTATGCCAGAATTGTACGATGAGTTCCTCAATCTCGGCGGTTTGAAATTTCTCTCTGAATTGTTATCACATCCAAACATAG ACATATTTATATCCTCAATAAACGTGCTGGCAGAACTACTAGACCCTGAAATTATATATACCCTGAAGAATCATGAAGCCATAATAGCAGAAATT gaGGCActaaaaatacaaaatttgtgTATAAATAGCCTGTTTAAAATAGATGAAG ATCATGATGAAATTGATTACCAGGGTGTAAAGAGTTCATTTGAACTGTTAGAGAATTTGATCGAACTCACaccaaatattttggaagaaatgAGTATAAACAGCGAATTTTTACTTTTTCTAGtaaaaagaatgaataaCAGGAAAACAATGGAATATGATGCAAACAGAATACATGCAAGTGAAATACTTTCCATTTTGTTGCATGGATCGGAGGATTCCCTGgaaatttttggaaaaaaaGATGTAATTGATGGGATAGATAAACTATTAAGGATAATCGCAATCTATAGAAAGAGAGATCCAGATAGTattgaagaagaggaactCGTGGAAAATGCTTTCCAATGCCTTTGCAGGCTCATGCTTATATCTAGCAATCAAATACGCTTTGGGAAAATTCAGGGGGTAGAACTTGCAATCCGTTTAGTCCGTCAAAGAAGACAAACATATAGGTTGGCTCTGAAATTATTGGACTATTCTCTCCTTGATTCTCCAGAAAACTGCACAACATTTGTTCAGCT CACTGGATTAAAGTGCATTTTTAGTGTATTAATGCGTAAGGGTGTAACCACCAAAATTGGATCGGATCAAGAGAGAGAAGATGACG AGCATGTCATTAGCGTAATACAATCGTTATGTTCCAATTGTACTGGAATAGAACTTG CTCGAGTCATGAATAAGTTTGTAGAACACAAACATGAGAAACTGGAAAGATTGATAGAAATGCACGAAAAATATGTTGACATATCAAAAACTATGTTAAAGAGCGTAGGAAATAGTAAAGATCATGCAGGATCCTTGTATAACGCTCTTAACATGAACGAAGGGGAACAGAATTACCTAAATAAGTACGAAGCTGGACTGTCAACATGTCAATTGATCGACTGTGTTTTAATTCGGATATATAACATGGGAAATAAGAACTTATCTTTGTGTCTGTTACTATTATTGCACAACAAAGGAGTGAAGATTCAGGATATATACAACAACGTTTCAGGTTTGTCATACGCGCTTGTCTCAAAATACTCAGACTACCTGGACCACCTTTCTGAAGAAGCCAAGGATACAAAGGATCATGTTGAGGGTCTTTTGAAGAACTTTCTAGTCGGAGCAAGTGATACTGGAATGTTTTCTTGA
- a CDS encoding hypothetical protein (encoded by transcript BEWA_021550A), translating into MSYSILVLLCIYTNLASAVLTTKSESLGSNISAAKTDSNDHFVIVGSNDIAHEQSSTQRTEDIKSHEGKPFENVTPENNNVKWNYIKHGANWTNGTCQLGMRQSPVDLHVEGLDNDQSNNLKRVYDAILKGGLAEETFEPWKRGDIVYTYNHYMSSLQILRSPNQFRITIPSNEGSTFGALFTTDKPNLYMATHIDFHSPSEHTFEGSANRRQIEMQIWHYLSDSKTNDLGVSSVDRPETTEVNLLLNKIDDKKDKGTCKKGVNAKENTKDVESVQKKDEPKTDKNKTASEPTKHDAEIGLHSEKEPEKGTKLANGEDQSKLQKLHERELAERLKHENNHHTLEDFFNDLDNGEPSMIQLRNNIENEYTHPLTTEKSSAYKRLFENEHFDLFNKYMMTHLKNSSNNSTGERMHIKEKNMARDKNMHWGRWAVISLTFMSEEIEKTSIESLKTFPSERFIDQIFSAGSSVEVTENSVHSSVGDLNTSDSKPVPTVNLTTPVNLSSLFMMLETKNVNYFAYDGSFTQPGCEETVRWYVAKESLPISTELMLHFHRMLNPNLHIENLNDFVDNYRELQNVNNKSKNTGKVRFVHGYPMEYFVLSPFKHGFKPPVSSFKCLQSLLPFAILMVIF; encoded by the exons ATGTCTTATTCAATTCTGGTTTTATTGTGTATATATACCAACCTTGCCTCTGCAGTATTGACTACCAAATCTGAAAGCCTGGGAAGCAATATTTCGGCAGCTAAAACCGACAGTAATGATCACTTTGTTATCGTAGGATCAAATGATATCGCACATGAGCAGAGTTCTACACAGCGTACTGAGGACATTAAAAGTCATGAAGGTAAACCATTCGAAAATGTCACACCTG AGAACAATAATGTCAAGTGGAACTACATTAAACATGGTGCCAACTGGACAAATGGCACATGCCAACTCGGAATGAGGCAGTCTCCCGTTGACCTGCATGTTGAAGGTTTAGACAACGACCAATCAAATAATCTCAAGAGAGTTTATGATGCCATATTAAAAGGCGGACTCGCAGAAGAAACATTTGAGCCATGGAAGCGTGGTGATATTGTTTACACATATAATCACTACATGTCATCATTGCAAATATTGAGGTCTCCTAATCAATTCAGAATAACAATACCATCAAATGAAGGTTCCACATTTGGTGCTTTATTCACAACTGACAAACCAAACCTCTATATGGCAACACATATtgatttccattctccaaGTGAACATACATTTGAGGGTTCTGCTAATAGGAGACAAATTGAAATGCAGATATGGCATTATTTGAGTGATTCAAAAACTAATGATTTGGGTGTCTCCTCAGTAGATCGACCTGAGACTACAGAAGTGAATTTATTGTTGAACAaaattgatgataaaaaggaTAAAGGAACATGCAAAAAGGGTGTTAATGCCAAAGAAAACACAAAGGATGTAGAATCTGTGCAAAAAAAGGATGAACCTAAAACTGATAAGAATAAGACTGCCTCAGAACCCACTAAACATGACGCAGAAATAGGGTTACATTCTGAGAAAGAACCAGAAAAGGGAACTAAATTGGCCAATGGTGAGGATCAATCTAAGCTTCAAAAATTACATGAACGCGAATTAGCTGAGAGACTCAAACATGAGAACAATCATCATACTCTAGAAGATTTTTTCAATGATTTGGATAATGGTGAGCCAAGTATGATTCAGCTCAGAAACAACATAGAAAATGAATATACTCATCCACTAACAACCGAAAAATCTTCTGCATATAAACGCttatttgaaaatgaacATTTTGATCTCTTCAACAAATATATGATGACTCACTTGAAAAATTCTTCCAATAACAGTACTGGAGAGAGAATGCatataaaggagaagaaTATGGCTAGGGATAAGAATATGCATTGGGGACGTTGGGCAGTTATTTCACTAACCTTTATGAGTGAGGAAATAGAAAAAACCAGTATTGAAAGTCTGAAAACATTCCCATCTGAAAGGTTTATTGATCAGATATTCAGTGCTGGTTCTAGTGTTGAAGTAACGGAAAACAGTGTACATTCTTCTGTCGGTGATTTGAATACTAGTGATAGCAAACCCGTACCAACAGTTAACTTAACCACACCTGTTAACCTATCATCCCTGTTTATGATGTTGGAAACAAAAAATGTTAACTATTTCGCGTATGATGGATCATTTACGCAACCTGGATGCGAAGAAACGGTCAGATGGTATGTAGCCAAGGAGTCTCTCCCAATTTCCACAGAGTTAATGTTACACTTTCATCGCATGTTAAATCCCAACCTTCACATCGAGAATCTTAATGACTTCGTTGATAATTACAGAGAATTACAAAACGTTAATAATAAAAGCAAGAACACAGGTAAAGTTCGTTTT
- a CDS encoding clathrin coat assembly protein, putative (encoded by transcript BEWA_021600A) — protein MIYGILFQNSQNDTRISKYHDFDTVNKKRLEDKVHHELTNRDRKWSHVFDLEGMKVIYRQYSGLIICMLVDLEDNTLAHYELIHLVVEILDSYYGDVCELDIVFNFNRVHNILDDIILAGEIVETSKDIIIEKLKASDKLP, from the exons ATGATCTACGGTATCCTTTTTCAAAATTCACAAAACGACACCAGGATATCAAA GTACCATGACTTTGACACCGTAAACAAGAAACGTCTGGAAGATAAGGTACATCATGAACTCACAAATCGCGATAGAAAATGGTCGCACGTATTTGACCTAGAAGGAATGAAAGTCATATATAGACAATACTCTGGACTAATCATCTGTATGCTTGTAGACTTAGAAGACAATACGCTAGCACATTACGAACTCATTCATCTCGTAGTGGAGATTCTCGACTCATATTACGGGGATGTGTGCGAACTAGACATTGTATTTAATTTCAATCGCGTTCACAATATACTCGACGATATTATACTAGCTGGGGAAATTGTAGAGACATCAAAAGATATAATAATTGAAAAGCTTAAAGCTTCTGACAAGCTACCTTAA
- a CDS encoding hypothetical protein (encoded by transcript BEWA_021590A) yields the protein MSVLKDKFLSIHRSESKTTFWGKVSVLYSIIIFATFDHCILVIFWFLNSLSNILLDHRGYFGDLIFHAVISLFALASLIPGTIIFYCAIFCHFVKFWHLCHVAGKVVGNIVFAALKLAESMQFPLVARNGEIIARNFGILIFLFFLKILFHFVTLWYILVLERIRSVGGTGNELKSADEIENEKSLTPQSTRVIMLDGCSIV from the coding sequence ATGAGCgttttaaaggataaatttttatcaattCACCGATCTGAATCTAAAACGACATTTTGGGGCAAAGTCTCTGTATTGTATTCTATAATTATTTTTGCTACATTTGATCATTGTATTTTAGTGATTTTCTGGTTCCTAAACAGCCTTTCTAACATTCTTTTGGACCATCGTGGCTATTTTGGAGATTTGATATTCCACGCAGTAATTAGCCTTTTTGCACTGGCATCTTTGATTCCAGGAACTATCATATTTTATTGTGCTATTTTTTGTCACTTTGTAAAGTTTTGGCACTTATGCCACGTGGCCGGTAAAGTTGTTGGAAATATAGTATTTGCAGCTTTAAAGTTGGCTGAGTCTATGCAGTTTCCGCTGGTTGCACGCAATGGAGAAATCATTGCaagaaattttggaatattgATCTTCTTGTTTTTTTTAAAGATTCTCTTCCATTTTGTAACCCTTTGGTACATTTTGGTTTTGGAAAGAATTAGAAGTGTTGGTGGCACTGGAAACGAATTAAAATCTGCCGATGAAAttgagaatgaaaaatCACTTACACCCCAAAGTACCAGGGTAATAATGCTCGATGGATGTAGTATTGTTTAA
- a CDS encoding uncharacterized protein (encoded by transcript BEWA_021580A), whose protein sequence is MFGLSISMCSLVCLLLITILFGITWYIEPPILVDVIGFSLPLAVKIASLASTLLLYMVLLDSPGIIYFVILSSFFYFITHSMLLGGIIQFYLRYREYERPLTRLLDFNQVDQRFLGFILVCFLRIILCFPYVYYALILFVIRKNEGSGWKKMSAVEHEVTILPKKIEELKERQNFIMKKYYKNSFETLGKSE, encoded by the exons ATGTTTGGTTTATCAATTTCCATGTGTTCGCTTGTTTGTTTGCTTCTCATAACTATATTATTTGGTATCACATGGTACATCGAACCCCCAATTTTGGTAGATGTCATAGGATTCTCCCTTCCCCTGGCGGTCAAGATTGCAAGTTTGGCCTCCACGCTGCTACTGTACATGGTTCTCCTTGATAGCCCTGGTATCATTTATTTCGTCATcttatcatcatttttctATTTCATTACACAT AGTATGCTTCTTGGTGGTATTATTCAGTTTTATTTAAGGTACCGGGAATATGAAAGACCATTGACTCGTCTACTTGATTTTAATCAGGTAGACCAGAGGTTTTTAGGTTTTATCCTCGTTTGCTTTCTCAGGATCATCCTCTGCTTTCCTTATGTATACTATGCTCTCATTCTATTCGTAATTCGTAAAAACGAGGGAAGTGGCTGGAAAAAGATGTCTGCCGTCGAACATGAGGTTACGATTCTACCTAAGAAGATCGAGGAATTAAAAGAGCGtcaaaattttataatGAAAAAGTACTATAAGAATTCATTTGAAACTCTGGGTAAGAGTGAGTAA